The following proteins are encoded in a genomic region of Sphingopyxis sp. YF1:
- a CDS encoding dicarboxylate/amino acid:cation symporter, with protein MAKRLTLYIFVGLALGLLVGWAINAALADGTAAGQAELATIASYFSVVSNLFLRLIKMIIAPLVFATLVSGIVHMADTSALGRIGGRALGWFVGASFVSLLLGLLLVNVFKPGVGLDLDLPVATASADIATADFSIAKFVTHLVPTSMFDAMANNEILQIVVLSLFVGVGITSLGSGGRRLAGLVEEMVAVMLKITEYVMRVAPIAVFAAVAAAVIERGVGIVVTFGYFIGVFYLGLAALWLVLLAAAWALLRANPVALLRHIREPILLAFSTASSEAAFPRTLEALDRSGVPRRISSFVLPLGYSFNLDGSMMYMAFAIMFIAQAYGVEMDLWQQFSVLLILMVTSKGVAGVPRASLVVVAATLSFVNLPEAGLLLVLAIDHFLDMGRTATNVVGNAVACTAVARWEGVLGIEEGDGRAAMPVPSPMTLEIETPPVSKT; from the coding sequence ATGGCAAAGCGCTTGACGCTCTACATCTTCGTCGGCCTTGCGCTCGGCCTGCTTGTCGGCTGGGCGATCAACGCCGCGCTCGCCGACGGTACCGCCGCCGGACAGGCCGAGCTCGCGACGATCGCCAGCTATTTTTCGGTCGTCAGCAACCTGTTCTTGCGGTTGATCAAGATGATCATCGCGCCGCTGGTGTTCGCCACCTTGGTGTCGGGCATCGTCCATATGGCGGATACCTCGGCGCTTGGGCGGATCGGCGGGCGGGCGCTCGGCTGGTTCGTCGGCGCCAGCTTCGTCTCGCTTCTGCTCGGCCTGTTGCTGGTCAATGTCTTCAAACCCGGCGTCGGTCTCGATCTCGACCTGCCGGTGGCGACCGCGTCGGCCGATATCGCGACCGCCGATTTCAGTATCGCCAAATTCGTTACTCACCTTGTCCCTACATCGATGTTCGATGCGATGGCGAACAACGAAATTCTGCAGATCGTGGTGCTGTCGCTGTTCGTTGGCGTCGGCATCACCAGCTTGGGTAGCGGCGGCCGGCGGCTTGCCGGCCTGGTCGAGGAAATGGTCGCGGTGATGCTGAAGATCACCGAATATGTGATGCGCGTCGCGCCGATCGCGGTGTTCGCGGCCGTCGCCGCCGCTGTGATCGAGCGCGGCGTCGGGATCGTCGTCACCTTCGGCTATTTCATCGGGGTCTTCTATCTTGGGCTTGCCGCGCTGTGGTTGGTGCTGCTCGCGGCTGCATGGGCGCTTCTGCGTGCCAACCCGGTCGCGCTGCTGCGGCATATCCGAGAACCGATCCTGCTCGCCTTTTCGACCGCCTCGTCCGAAGCCGCCTTTCCGCGCACGCTCGAGGCACTCGACCGCAGCGGTGTGCCGCGCCGGATTTCCAGCTTCGTGCTGCCGCTCGGCTATTCGTTCAACCTCGACGGATCGATGATGTACATGGCCTTTGCGATCATGTTCATCGCGCAGGCCTATGGCGTCGAAATGGATTTGTGGCAGCAATTCTCCGTGCTGCTGATCCTGATGGTGACGTCGAAGGGGGTGGCGGGTGTGCCGCGCGCGAGCTTGGTGGTGGTCGCGGCGACGCTGTCGTTCGTCAACCTGCCCGAGGCCGGGCTGTTGCTCGTGCTCGCGATCGACCATTTCCTCGACATGGGGCGCACGGCGACCAACGTCGTCGGCAACGCGGTCGCCTGTACCGCGGTCGCGCGCTGGGAGGGTGTGCTGGGGATCGAAGAGGGGGACGGACGCGCCGCAATGCCTGTACCTTCGCCCATGACACTTGAAATCGAAACTCCGCCGGTCTCCAAGACCTGA
- a CDS encoding M20/M25/M40 family metallo-hydrolase: MRNTALLTLAALLLAASPAQAAPKVKPEAVLKTKGYGTAIKILDRDHDRLIDEIVKLTEIPAPPFKEAARAAAYAEMLKDAGLQDVEIDAEGNAMGVYRGTGPAGGPAVMIAAHLDTVFPEGTPIKVRRDGTRLYAPGIGDDTRSLAVLLAYARAMKEAGIKVKQDIIFVGNVGEEGPGDLRGVRYLLTKGKYKDRVKAFFSMDGTDASRIVTGGVGSKRYRITYKGPGGHSYGAFGLVNPMAAMSQTVVDFYKIPVPAKPKTTYAASVTGGGTSVNSIPNEVYMEFDMRSENPAELAKVEQAFLAIVQKSVEGENAARSTREGPITADVKMIGDRPAGQTAATEQIVRNADAIIRANGLEPRPSFSSTDSNMPMSLGIPAVTIGSGGQGARAHSLDEWIDVEKTKSLHGATVGLGILLATAGAQ; this comes from the coding sequence ATGCGTAACACGGCGTTGCTGACCCTTGCCGCGCTCCTGCTGGCGGCTTCGCCCGCGCAGGCGGCGCCGAAGGTGAAACCCGAAGCGGTGCTCAAGACCAAGGGTTATGGCACGGCGATCAAGATTCTCGATCGCGACCACGACCGGCTGATCGACGAGATCGTCAAGCTGACCGAAATTCCGGCGCCGCCGTTCAAGGAAGCCGCGCGCGCTGCCGCCTACGCCGAAATGCTGAAGGATGCGGGGCTTCAGGACGTCGAGATCGACGCCGAGGGCAATGCGATGGGCGTCTATCGTGGCACCGGTCCGGCCGGCGGTCCCGCGGTGATGATCGCCGCGCACCTCGACACCGTCTTCCCCGAAGGCACGCCGATCAAGGTCCGCCGCGACGGTACGCGCCTCTATGCTCCCGGCATCGGTGACGACACGCGCAGCCTGGCCGTGCTGCTCGCCTATGCACGCGCGATGAAGGAGGCCGGCATCAAGGTGAAGCAGGACATCATCTTCGTCGGCAATGTCGGGGAAGAGGGACCGGGCGACCTTCGCGGCGTCCGTTACCTGCTCACCAAGGGCAAGTACAAGGACCGGGTGAAGGCCTTTTTCTCAATGGACGGAACCGACGCGTCGCGCATCGTCACCGGCGGCGTCGGCTCGAAACGCTATCGTATCACCTACAAGGGGCCCGGCGGTCACAGCTATGGCGCCTTCGGGCTGGTCAACCCGATGGCGGCGATGAGCCAGACGGTCGTCGATTTCTACAAGATCCCCGTCCCCGCCAAGCCCAAGACGACCTATGCCGCCAGCGTCACCGGCGGCGGGACTTCGGTCAATTCGATCCCGAACGAAGTGTATATGGAATTCGACATGCGCTCGGAAAACCCCGCGGAACTCGCCAAGGTCGAGCAGGCGTTTCTCGCAATCGTCCAAAAGAGCGTCGAGGGTGAGAATGCCGCACGCTCGACCAGGGAAGGGCCGATCACCGCCGACGTCAAGATGATCGGCGATCGTCCGGCGGGCCAGACTGCGGCGACCGAACAGATCGTCCGCAACGCCGACGCGATCATCCGCGCCAACGGGCTCGAGCCGCGGCCGTCCTTCTCGTCGACCGATTCGAACATGCCGATGAGCCTCGGGATTCCCGCAGTGACGATCGGCTCGGGCGGGCAAGGCGCACGCGCGCACTCGCTCGACGAATGGATTGACGTCGAAAAGACGAAGAGCCTGCACGGCGCCACCGTCGGTCTCGGCATCCTCCTCGCGACCGCAGGCGCCCAGTGA
- a CDS encoding CapA family protein — protein MTRGRSRRFRVLRVAGSGVAGLAAALALSLAAQEKLETPPVPTVPVADGFTIAGAGDLIYLRPMLATIEARSPDLLRLLRGADVTFGNFETSVIDLAETQAVPQAESGGTWMHADPGVPADVRAMGFTIVSHANNHATDWGVEGMAETGRALTAAKLVWAGTGKTMAAARAPRYLDTAKGRVAIVAATSTFTPMSVAADPVGSVPGRPGVNSLRTRRSAIVSPAAIDALADLAARSPLRSDGRKADGVTLMGSHYMPGTAGEGKLAFSYRPNQRDVDQNLMSVRQAKQNGNFVIFSVHNHEPSNASQEPAGFAIKLAHDVIDAGADVYMGHGPHQLRGIEIYKGRPIFYSLGNFAMMNNSLDEIPDDMFQQYGVEPGAATVPELLQARNARSFSDPNLYESVIATSRYVGGQVVEIRLYPIDLGVDAQGAGKGVPAMASPARGQTILERLQRLSAPFGTTIVIERGIGIIRVGEGGSGRR, from the coding sequence GTGACCCGGGGCCGGTCGCGCCGCTTCCGTGTCCTGCGGGTCGCCGGCAGCGGGGTGGCCGGCCTCGCTGCTGCACTCGCGCTGTCGCTGGCGGCGCAGGAAAAGCTCGAAACGCCCCCCGTGCCGACGGTGCCGGTCGCCGACGGCTTCACCATCGCCGGCGCGGGTGACCTCATCTATCTGCGCCCGATGCTCGCGACGATCGAGGCGCGCAGCCCCGACCTGCTGCGGCTGCTTCGCGGCGCCGACGTGACCTTCGGCAATTTCGAGACGAGCGTGATCGACCTTGCCGAAACGCAGGCGGTGCCGCAGGCGGAATCGGGCGGCACCTGGATGCACGCCGACCCCGGCGTGCCCGCCGACGTGCGCGCGATGGGCTTCACCATCGTCAGCCACGCGAACAATCATGCGACCGACTGGGGCGTCGAGGGGATGGCGGAAACGGGCCGCGCGCTGACAGCGGCAAAACTCGTCTGGGCGGGCACCGGCAAGACCATGGCCGCCGCCCGCGCGCCGCGCTATCTCGATACCGCCAAGGGGCGCGTGGCGATCGTCGCCGCCACATCCACCTTCACACCGATGTCGGTCGCGGCCGATCCGGTCGGCAGTGTACCGGGGCGCCCGGGGGTCAACAGCCTGCGCACCCGGCGCTCGGCGATCGTGTCGCCGGCTGCGATCGATGCGCTCGCCGATCTCGCCGCGCGCTCGCCGCTGCGCAGCGATGGCCGCAAGGCCGACGGCGTCACCCTGATGGGCAGCCACTACATGCCCGGGACTGCGGGCGAAGGAAAACTCGCCTTCAGCTATCGCCCGAACCAGCGCGACGTGGACCAGAATCTGATGTCGGTCCGGCAAGCGAAGCAGAACGGCAATTTTGTCATCTTCTCGGTCCACAATCACGAACCGTCGAACGCGTCGCAGGAACCCGCCGGCTTCGCGATCAAGCTGGCGCACGACGTGATCGACGCGGGCGCCGACGTCTATATGGGCCACGGTCCGCACCAGCTGCGCGGGATCGAGATCTACAAGGGGCGGCCGATCTTCTATTCGCTCGGCAACTTCGCGATGATGAACAATTCGCTCGACGAAATTCCCGACGACATGTTCCAGCAATATGGCGTCGAACCGGGCGCCGCCACCGTTCCCGAGCTGTTGCAGGCGCGCAACGCGCGATCATTTTCGGATCCCAACCTGTATGAATCGGTGATCGCGACCAGCCGCTATGTCGGCGGGCAGGTGGTCGAGATCAGGCTGTATCCGATCGATCTTGGCGTCGATGCGCAGGGGGCGGGTAAGGGCGTTCCCGCGATGGCCTCGCCTGCGCGCGGGCAAACCATCCTCGAACGACTGCAACGGCTCTCGGCGCCGTTCGGAACGACGATCGTCATCGAAAGGGGCATCGGGATCATCCGGGTAGGCGAAGGTGGAAGCGGGCGCCGGTAA